Part of the Synchiropus splendidus isolate RoL2022-P1 unplaced genomic scaffold, RoL_Sspl_1.0 HiC_scaffold_23, whole genome shotgun sequence genome, ctcttcgtgttggggtcttcataatatagtgccagttggctgccctcgagccgaatcaagtggctgctgtttcctGCAGCGTCCTCCTTGGTTTTAGGAGCGGCTTTTTTAGTCTTGGGCGCTTCTTTCTTGTTCATCTTGAAAGAGCCGAATGCTCCGGTGCCCTTGGTCTGGCTCACGACACCATTAGCCACCAGTTTCTTGATGGCGAGCTTGACGCGAGCattgttcttctccacatcgtATTCACCGGCGGCCAGAGCTTTCTTGATGGCGGCCAGTGACACACCTCCACGCTCGTTGGAGGCGGACACGATCTTGACAATGCGCTCGCGAACACTCGGTCCAGAACTGGCGGACTTGCCTGACTTCTTCTTCGGCTTGGAAGCTTTTGCCGGGGCGGCGGCGGACCACCTCTGCCACGTGCTCCGTTTTagtgtcttgacggtcacctgactcttcacttcctgactatttatagtgggggcaattgtcatgatggtagctgtcaaaatagtagctgcttctgtgattttgttcacagagcttttcacactctggcgctgtctctgtctgggttttgcggtgacagcccgacctgtcatttcctgttcagcagatttttgctcagcatattgacacatgccacttacagctccgtgtatatttagatagacagctgcttgtctcatccataaagcttgatcaaattgagtgccatttttctctgttgcaattggtaggggtatttctctagtttctggagtcagaatggtgcagtttttacagtgtactgtttttaatttccaacgtcgggtgacactgctagtatgggtcatgtgttcatagactatatttgaccatgaggctataactaatattagtatgaataataacattccaattataaaaagactcaagggagacatcctagtggttttctcccattccttgaccattttgtctcgtttcatttgtttcctggaaattgtagctggcgtctggtgttgcatgtctttggcttgatctttatatgccaattgttgtcttgccttaaattgccaccagcgcctagctttcCAGTACCAgaatttgtcccataaattcattattccttctttcccttgCTTCTTTTAAGAAGGCGGGCTATTCTCGATTGCTTACCGTTAGCTGGCCGTTTGCCCTTATCGTGTTTATTaggggcctcttcctcttctgacccaggattattgagatcctgtgggtgagaagagggcggtggcattaattcttgcaactcggactcccttttttctcctgattggttcataatagccgggctgtttttgggattattcctctccccctctggaccaatctcatatacagctaggcggggcctcaggtgctgctggaaaaatgtgttgcctggcatctccaggtccagaacagcctcagagaaTCCAGTACGACTCAGCTTAGatcttttcctcagccaagctgacctccaccaagtcaatttttcttttgctacgggcacaaccgggatcgagacattggtcaatatcatcaaatctccagtcttcacctctatgaagacccccaacgggtaccatgcgatgcgggtggacgcaataaggacatgggccgccccgggcactgttcgagggccacattcagtaacaagaataagagtacgctttatagtgcagaccctaacttcttttgcttcattaggatgtctgggcaaggtcccagaagttgtaaaaatccttttattgttggataaatgggggtagttgtacacatcagggtggtacactttccccttcacctccttatcctggggccataattgttcggtccaccaccttcccaaagaggtggattcccaatttctccaactaaagcctggcaaagataggcttccgtctctagacagatgtaagccatcctcccacttccacgggaggaagtcttcccatttcatggtggtatccttggggatcattgaaagtttccttttgaacttcgaggacaatttatcatcactagtagtccacatagtctgatatatcaggatggggcagttccaggagtcaacagtactggcccttaaTGCAAGTGGGGGCTGCATGAGACaatcgtttgaatgaaaacgatgccgtagcgccaaaaattgtgctgggtttatctgccagggggtgcctgtatcacacacggcccagtccccctcacttcggccacagatgcatggcttgcagtgggtgtctttacgtaatatttggtatcgacccccccatgactcccagcaccacatgcagaacgtgaaaggggcagatcccattaattcgatcccgcccaccaggtgttcagctcctacctccgcttgctcaggacggtgctcatgcttgtaccttgcatcaccagaccagatgaggacaaaaatgggcttagcacaaagggcacaatcaccaggttcataattagaccacctaacactggtggtagggtgagtataaggcataacaatcccctttttccaggaacgattagaaccatcccaggccataacaaggaggccattattcgGGAATACTCAATCGGGGTGCATTTTAACATAATCTtcccctaccccctgaacccatcctggcacatggtctcggttagcttccatcctgatttttacacttaagtcgaagttgcttagggtggtacctgtggccatcttttcccgtaagtacgttcccttcgactttcactatcgtagtagaccttccagtggcgagtatccacacctcactgcccacctgtaacgatacagagggcccgTGAGAGCGGGCAGGGTCATGACCCCGCAACTTAGGGAGACTGagctgttggttaatggcaaagaggttttcaggtaagtgccatctatgtttatacaacagtatttgcgattttgccgcgcgcactgcgcgttacgcgactccattagtgttggattggtgcgggatagataagacatgtcgtatccccacctgttccaaccacgaacgaaagtgtttagaagtaaacatggcggcattatcagatctgaggcttttgactgggttcccctaaataaatgacatcacacactcttttgctgtctttgtggttcctgtgggtattcatgcctgagccattcatattcttgttgaatggagggcgcttgcccccaccctgtctctcgggtctgatgtcttgctggtttcgatcctttctgggtggaaaggaagatcgagtgcgaggcggggcgcgctgtgggtttgctggtttcgatttggtagggggaaggggcttccccctctgctcgttttttggctgtcgaggtacagatacatcctgtttctctttttgctttctaagagctcttctcacacccataagggagctgtgacgtgtgataacctcagtttttgcatcgagtcccttcgcttggaggaactccagaactaattttgcttgctcggggcagttaatctgaatcagaaaactcttaacctgtgactcatcagccccctcttctgccaaaatagaataagcctgtaaaagagacatttctcctctatttactttatcaaccagatcttgTATGGTTGCTTCAACCTGACTAGTGAGTAAAGTAGCCACATCggaggttaacaaatccattaatgtctgcccttggactaaatctaatccattctctctggagacatatttactaataaacgggtcagtcatttgagcaggagataactccttattcaatctcctgacatactcacagttggattctttatctcttctttttgggagtgctttgcataggtctgccagggtaattttattcgacaccctgacgtcactgtcttgcctgggctccgatagggggcctcctgcaagaatcgacactgccagctgggtgcgctgccgtcctatcctacctgcgggggccatcctgccaccctgtcttgggggagttgggggatctggctgcggacccagaggcgagtcactatcgctgccggattcatcgctactctgatcgtcaggttcagagggacattgagactgtccctcccagggctccatcggctggcgagtggccctgggcatatgagagtaaatatcagttaatgaatcacggtgtgcatcataccctcgtgcaagatacgcccgcttaaaagattttgacactccttgccactcacctatttcctcagcagagggagatcgcattctccgggccctttccttcctatcatgaggaaaccactggggtgtaattatttctttattccaccctggctccggaggctgctggtgtaccagcggatcatagtcatgagccatagggtgttctcttaattcttccttgctggggtcgcacggccacttggtggcgtcgtactctccccaggttatcttacgccctctagagtcttttgctcgaaccattcgggtgggctggcggttaatagggggcgttgatggtcgttcgccacgtggggacctgggtagaggggttgaggggcgtggtgcagacacagaggagggccgttcgtcacgtggggacctgggtggagaagttggggggcgtggtgtagacgcagaggagggtcggaaggaaacccgaggctcctctggctctctgcgctcctcctcctctaagccatgctgcagctgaggagaattatctagatactttgcaaagttatcctgttttaaaagtaatactgtgtcatagagtgtttttgccagttgtcggtttcctaccagacacttaactgtttcaaaataacccagtgaggccagcgtcgcataagtagccgtcatccatcgtgctaattgtgtatttgtgacaacccccaatgattcaggaggattgaggtcaagggtcaccttagacaattcaAGCCGGGCAATTTTGCTGGCTCCGGTGTGTATTTGACCTTCTACTGAGCGCGAATGCACAAATGGTGTCAAACAGACAGTAGCCACAGAGGAATCTTCGCAATCAGTGAAGTCAAGGTGATGGACCCGCTCAAAGGCTCGGTAACTCCGGTCACGaa contains:
- the LOC128751753 gene encoding histone H1-like; protein product: RWSAAAPAKASKPKKKSGKSASSGPSVRERIVKIVSASNERGGVSLAAIKKALAAGEYDVEKNNARVKLAIKKLVANGVVSQTKGTGAFGSFKMNKKEAPKTKKAAPKTKEDAEQASGSVHCFSKDDGALFVEAVPQTDISRRITAFQYELVPSQGPGVHMYTRLHSGPDMKTKLQMFLSSWIHWSSLP